TAGGAAAGAGATAAAAATGAACACAAGCACTTTCAATCGCAGTTGGGCAAGAGTGGTGTTGAATGCGTTGCTACGCTATGGTGTAAAGCATTTCTGCATCGCTCCAGGTTCCCGCTCTACGCCGCTCACCCTTGAAGCCTTGCATTTGCAAACTCAAAACGTTGCGGAGTGCCACAGCCATTTTGATGAGCGTGGGCTTGGCTTTTTTGCGTTAGGTTTGGCGAAAGCAACTCAAGCTCCCGTGGCGATTATCGTCACCTCTGGCACGGCGGCGGCAAATCTCCTGCCTGCGGTGATTGAAGCGAGCCTAACTCACGAAAAAGTGATTGTGCTTTCGGCGGATCGTCCACCTGAATTAATTGGCTGCGGGGCAAACCAAGCTATCGATCAGCAAAATTTGTTCGGGAACTACCCGCTTGTGAATCTCAACCTACCGAAACCCAATGCGAATTTCAGCCCGAATTGGCTGATTGCGACCGTGGAACAAGCCTGTACCAAACAGGCGGAGCAAGGCGGTGTCTTGCATTTCAATTTGCCGTTTGCCGAACCGTTATACGATGCCGATGAAGCCGCAATTGGGCAAGATCCTTGGCTGATGCCGATCCAGCGTTGGTTAAATCAACCGAAAGCAAAATGGATCGACCAACAAGCGACTCAAAAAGATGTGCTTATGCACGAAAATTGGGACTATTGGCGAACAAAACGGGGCGTGGTCGTAGTTGGGAAACTGCCACTTGAGCAAGGAATGGGCTTAAAACTGTGGGCAGAAACGCTCGGTTGGTGTTTGATTAGTGATGTGCAGTCGGGCATTGAAGCCAGCCTGCCATTTGCAGACGTGTGGCTGTCAAACAAAACCGTTGAGCAACGTTTATTGCAAGCGGATATTGTGATCCAATTCGGTTCGCAAATCGTCAGCAAACGGGTGAACCAATTCCTGTCGGCTTTCCAAGGGGAATATTGGCTGGTTGAGCAATCAAAAGACTATCTCAACCCGTTCGCTCACCCGCAAACCCGTTTTATCGCCAAGGCTCACCACTTCACTCGTGTGCATCCACCGCTTCGACAAAAACCGTGGTTGCTTGAACCGCTTGCCTTATCACAATTCTGTGCAGGATTTATCGAGCAACAAATCGGTGGCAATTTAAACGAAGCGGGCTTGGCACATCATATCGAACGGGTACTTCCCGCCAACGGCAATCTGTTTTTAGGTAACAGCTTATTTGTCCGCTTGGTCGATGCACTATGCAAATTGCCTGAAGGCTACCCTGTTTATACCAACCGTGGTGCAAGCGGCATTGACGGCTTAATTGCCACAATGGCAGGTGTCGCAAAAGGATCAGGTGTACCAACGGTTGCGGTGATCGGCGACATTTCCGCCTTACACGATCTCAACTCCCTTGCGTTATTGAAACAAATCAGCCAACCGACTATTCTGTTTATCATCAACAACAACGGCGGGGCGATTTTCGATATGCTGCCAGTGGATAAACAAGCGAAAGACAAATTCTACCGCTTATCGCACAATCTGGAATTTTCGCAAGTCACCACCATGTTCGGCTTAGAATACATTCGTCCCTACACTTGGGCAGATCTGAATACCAAGCTGAAACAAGCCTACGTTCGCAAAGGCGTAACTTTAGTGGAAATCAAAGTGAACGACCAAGAAGGCAGCAACTTGTATAAATCATTGCTTGAACAGATTTCACGAGCCTCTATCGACTAATGCTCGGCTATCAATGGTACGCAACAGCGGGCAAGCCCGTGGTTTTTCTGCACGGCTTGCTCGGCTCCCTACACGACTGGGTAAGCACCTTTGCTCATTTGCAAAACTTTGCGGGAATCCGACCGCTTGCGTTCGATCTCCCTTGCCACGCCACAAGCCAAGGACTCTCTTGCCACAGTTTTTCTGACTTCCGCCAACAGCTGCATTCAACTTTAGCCACGTTAATCGATGAACCCTTTTGGCTAGTTGGTTACTCTCTGGGTGGGCGGCTGGCGTTGGATTATACCTTTCATCAACCGAACCCCAACTTACTCGGCACTATCGTGGAAGGAGCAAATATCGGCTTGCGAGCAGAAGCCGAACGCCACGTTCGCTGGCAAAATGATCGAGCGTGGGCAGAACGTTTCCGCACAGAGCCGATGCAGGAAGTGTTGGCGGATTGGTATCGCCAGCCCGTTTTTGCCGATTTAACAGATGACAAACGGTCAGTTTTAATCGAAAAACGGCAACAGAACGATGGCAAGAAAATCGCAAATATGTTGGAAGCCACTAGCTTGGCAAAACAGCCCGATTTTCGCCAACAAATGTGGCAAAATATTCATTTTTTGATCGGCGAGCGAGATCATAAATTTCGCCAAATGGCAGAACAAAACGCCTTGCCGCATCGTTTGATCGCTCAAGCGGGACACAATGCCCATTGGGAAAACCCAACGGATTTTGCCACTCAACTGATTCACATCATAGAAGGAAAGTACAATGGCACTGCATCGTTGCCCTGAATGCCACAAAAAAATCAGTGACAGTGCGGAAATTTGCGTTCACTGCGGTTTCTCCTTTCGTGCCGCTGATTTAGAAATCTACAAACAAAAACTGGAACAACGCCGCCTGCACAACCAAGAAACCAACCGCAAAAGCGTCAAACTGCATTTGATTTGGTTGGCGATTTTTGCGTTGGTGATTGCCATCGCCAGTTTCCTTCAACACTAAACAAAAACAGCGACCGAAGTCGCTGTTTTTTATCAGAAAAAATTAGAAACTAACTGCCCCTTTGAGCTTCTCAAGGGTTGCTTCTCCAATGCCTGACACATTCGCTAACTCTTTGAGATCTTTGATTTTGCCGTTTTTAGTGCGGTAGTCAATAATCGCCTGAGCTTTTGCTTCACCAATACCATTTAAGGTTTGCAAAGTTTTAGCATCCGCCGTATTGATATTTACTTTAGCTGTTTTCTTCGCTTTTTCTTTAGTTGCTAAAGCCTGCTCTTTTGTTTTTGTTACACTTTCTTTTACTTCTTTCACTTTTTCAGACGCTGCTGATTTTGCAGAAGTAACCGCTTGTTTCGGCTCTGTCATCGTTTTTTGTGCAGAATCTTTTGCTCCCGCCATTTTCTCGCTGGCTGTTTTTGCAGAATTTTTCACGGAAGTGACCGCTTGTTTGCCTGTTTCAACGGTTTGCGTTGCACTGTCTTTCAACATCATGTTTGGCGTTGTGGTTTCTGCAAAAGTGGCTGACGAAATCGCCATTGCAATACCGAGTGTTAAAAATGATTTTAATGATTTCATTTAAGTTCCTTATAAAAATGAATGGAAATGCCTGACTAAGACTGATTCTCTCAAACAAAGTTCCAAGTTCATTTGGCATTATATTCTAAAAATAAAAACGGCTCTTCGTTAACCCAAGAGCCGTTTTAATATGAATACAATAATTACAGATTAAATACTGCAAATAACACTAATACACTGTAAAGCATTGATAATCCGTAGAAAATCCAACCACCTGCTGGCACGTGTACTTTGAAATCGTGCAAGCCGAGATGAACGCGGTGCATACCACACCACATTGGGAAAATCAGTAACGCAAGAATAGCGAGTTTACCGATCCAAGTGTGTGCAAATGCCACGATGTTCTCTGGGGTGATTAAACCAAATGGCAATAAGAAGCCTAAAATCAGCACTAATACTGGGAAGAAAATCGCACTAATTGCCCCGCCAGCACCGAAAAGTAACCAAACAGCAGGTTCATTTGAACGTTTTGGGTTAAGTTTATCCATTTTTCGCTCCCTATACTAAAATCAAGGCAAGAAGGCTAACGACAGCGGTAATGCCCCAGAACACCTGTGATACTAATTTCACATTGATGCGTTCATTTTTAACAATGATATTCATCATTTGCGGTGCCATATTGAAGAAGGTAAAGCTATTCAATAATACTGCACCTAAGGTAATGATATTTAAAATGACCACTAATGGATTTTGTAAGAAGCTCACAAAGCTACTTTCAAAGGTGTTATTCCCAAGGCAAACTAAGCCGTAGAATAATTCTAAACAGAACCAAATGGTTGGTACTGCGGTGCTTTCACGCAACACATAGAATTTGTAAAAATCCAACTTTTTCCACCAAGTTGGTGTAACTTCACGCACATATTTTTTGCGTTTACTTGCTACTGTTGTCATTTTACTTTCTCCTTACTTTTGCGGTTTTAACATGGCAAATACATAGTCTTTGGCACTTTCAATTTTGCCTTGGTTTACCGCAGACGCTGGATTAACGTGTTTCGGGCAAACTTCAGAGCAATAGCCCACGAAGGTACAGCTCCACACCCCGTTTTTGCCGTTAAGAATTTTCATACGCTCCGCTTTGCCATTATCACGGTTATCTAAATTATAGCGGTGAGCAAGCGTTAAAGCAGCTGGACCGACAAATTCTGGGTTTAACCCAAATTGTGGACACGCAGCGTAGCACAAACCACAATTGATACACATTGAGAAAGTACGATATTTCTCAAGCTGTGCAGGGGTTTGTTTGGTACGGCTTTTTGCTAATTCCGCAGACGGGTGCGGGTTGCCGTCCAATTCAGGGGCTTTGTTATCAATGATATATGGTTTGATCGCTTCCAAACTTTCGATGAAGTGGCTTAAATCCACCACCAAATCCCGCTCAATCGGGAAGTTAGCGAGCGGTTCAATTCGCATATAGCCACTGTAATCACGCAAGAAGGTTTTACACGCCAATTTTGGCTTGCCGTTTACCATCATTCCACACGAGCCACAAATTGCCATACGGCAAGACCAACGGTAGGAAAGTTCAGGCTCTAATTCATCTTTAATGTAGCCTAATGCGTCAAGTAACGAAGTTTGGCTATCATACGGCACTTCATATTTAGTTAAGAACGGTTCGTTGTCTTGTTCAGGGTTATAACGAAGCACTTCGACCGTCATTTTGCTTTGGTTAGTCATCTTCTGTTACTCCTTTTTCGCTGCTTTTTCTTGAGCTTCTGCTTCTGCACCGTAAACCCGTTTTGCAGGTTGAGATTTGGTGATCTTCACATCGCTGTATTTGATTGTTGGTGCACCGTCAGCGTTATAGAATGCAAGGGTATGTTTCAAGTAGTTCACATCATCACGTTCAACATAGTCTAAACGTTGGTGTGCACCACGAGATTCTTTACGCTCTGCTGCAGAAGACGAAATAGATTGAGCCACATCAAGAATGTAACCTAACTCAATTTTGTAAAGTAAATCGGTGTTGAATACACTTGAGGTGTCTTTCACTTTAATGCGTTTATAACGTTCTTTCAGCTCTGCAATTTTCGCCACGGTTTTATCCATACTTTCTTGAGTACGGTAAATACCACAGCCTTCTTCCATTGAGTCGCCCATTTCATTACGGATTTGTGACCAAGATTCTTCACCTTCTTGGCGAGCTAACGCATAAACCCGATTTAATACATCTTGTGCTTGTGCGTCGATCACCGCTTGATTACGCAGGCTTGCTTCAACAGCTCGACGAGCTGCCATTTCACCTGCTACTTTACCGAATACCACCAGTTCAGCGAGCGAGTTAGAACCTAAACGGTTCGCACCGTGTAAACCAGAAGAAGCACATTCACCCACAGCGAACAAGCCTTTGATATTGGTTTCCGCTTGTTGATCCACTTCAATACCGCCCATTGTGTAGTGAACTACAGGACGCACTGGAATTGGAGCTTTAGCTGGATCCACGCCTTCATAAGCTTTGGCTAATTCACAAATGAATGGTAAACGCTCAAGCAGGTATTTTTCACCTAAGTGGCGTAAATCTAAGTGCACCACGTCCACGCCTTTTGCGGTTTTTAAGGTGTTGCCTTTACGCCATTCTTGCCAGAAGGCTTGGGATACCTTATCACGAGGCCCTAATTCCATATATTTGTTTTCAGGTTTACCGATTGGCGTTTCAGGCCCTAAGCCGTAGTCTTGTAAGTAACGGTAGCCATCTTTGTTCACCAAAATCCCGCCTTCACCACGGCAACCTTCGGTCATTAAAATCCCCGTATTCGGCAAGCCTGTTGGGTGATATTGCACAAATTCCATATCACGCAATGGCACGCCGTGGCGATATGCCATTGATAAACCGTCGCCCGTTACGATACCGCCGTTGGTGTTAAAGCGATATGCACGGCAGCCACCGCCCGTTGCAATAACTACGGCATTTGCGTTGATTTGTACGAAAGTCCCTTCCATCATATTCATTGCTACACAGCCACGAGCTTGCCCTTCATCGACTAAAATATCGACCACGAAGTGCTCGTCAAAGCGAATAATTTGCGGATATTTAATGGAGGTTTGGAAAAGGGTATGAAGTAAGTGGAAGCCAGTTTTATCGGCAGCGAACCAAGTACGTTCAATTTTCATTCCACCGAAACGGCGAACATTAATATCACCGTCATCTTTACGGCTCCAAGGGCAGCCCCAACGCTCTAACTGGGTCATTTCAACTGGGGAATGTTCAACGAAGTATTCCACCACGTCTTGTTCACATAACCAGTCGCCACCGCCCACGGTGTCGTGGAAGTGTTTATCGTAAGAATCGGTGTCTTTCACCACAGCTGCGGCCCCACCTTCTGCTGCAACCGTATGGCTACGCATCGGGTAAACCTTTGAAATTAAAGCAATTTTTAAATTTGGATTAGCTTCAGCTGCTGCGATCGCCGCTCTTAAACCACCGCCGCCTGCACCCACAATGGCGACATCAACATTAACAGTTTGCACAATTTCCTCCTTGGGAAAGTAAAATATGTCAACTTAGAACACTATTATTGTGCCACTATTTCAGCCGATTTATAACCGTTTTTTACAATTTGGTAACATAAAAAAATGCGTTTTGTGATCTACCTCAAAAAACGATTTCCGAAAAGCCAAGTTATTGATAATCGCTATTATTAAGTAGCAAAAATTCTTATCATTTTGCCTAACAAGCGGTCAGATCGCTGATATTTTTTGCAAAAAAACCTGCGGATCTGACCGCTTGTCTAAGTCATCAGGTTCCTGATACAATTTCGCCATTTTTATTCTGACGAATCTTACGATGCAACCTGTATTCAAAACCCCATTTATGATGAGTGGCATACTCTTGTTGTCCGCCTGTTCCCCCAATCAAACGGAGTTGCCTTTTCCTGGCGAGTTTTTAGGGGCAGACTATATTCTTTCCGATGAAAACGCAGAGCGTTGGGCAATCGCTAGCCGTCAAGCGGAACAATGTATTTATCCCAATTTAACCCGTATTCAACAACAGCACTTCTCTCCCGAAGATGCTTATGTTCACGCCCAGTATGTGCTGTTTTATCCACTTGAAAATATTATTGGCGAAGAATATGTCAAAATTCTGCAAGAAGATGAAAAATCAATGGGTTATGCACAACGCCAATTTAAAAAATATAAAACCGCTGATGTGAAACCACTTGATCAGCAGAGTTGCCAAACCATTCGTGCCAATGCTAAAGATGATCTTGCCGTACTAAAAGGCGAATATAAGAATGGTATGGCCCACGAAGGGAAAGCAACTGAACCCAAAGATCCTGATGGCGTAGCAACAAATCAAAACAAATTTTTCTTTGACATCATTAAATGGGGTGCCGCATTGTTGCTGTAATGCGATAAATCTTCCCCGCCTATCACAACAAGCGGTAAGATTTGTTCATAAATTTGCAAATTTCTTGTAGAATCGAGCCGCTGTTATCACTTTATAGTCAATTTATGTCGAACAATTCGCACGAAGAGTCAGAAACTCTTGTCAAAAAACCTTATTTTATCCCCACTTTTTTAAAAATCTTGTTGTTGGGAGCCTGTTGCGTGGGACTCTACGGCATCTACCTTGACGGTAAGATCCGTTCCAAAATGGACGGGCAAGTGTGGCAATTACCAGCTGAAGTCTATAGCCGTATTGAGAGCATTCGGGTCGATGATGATTTGAGTTTAGAACAAGTCAAACTGGCATTGATTGACAACGGCTATCGGGAAGTATCGCTGATTGCCACCCCTGGCGATTTCAAAATTGAAGGCAACAATTTGGTAGTGCTACGTCGGGCGTTCCCCTTCCCTCAAAATCCTGAAGCTCAACGAGTGCTGCGTTTGCGATTTGTCGGCAATAAACTGGCTCGCATTGAAGATTTGGTTCGCTTAAAAGAAGTGGATGAATTTCGCCTCGACCCAAAATTGATCGCAATGCTCCATTCCGATAACGATGAAGAACGGGTAGCACTACGCTTACGGGATTATCCAAGTTTGCTGATCGACACGTTGATTTTGACCGAAGACAAACGCTTTTACGAACACAACGGCATCAGCCCGTTGAGTATCGGGCGGGCGTTGATCACCAACTATCAAGCAGGCAGAACAGTGCAAGGGGCGAGTACGCTAACCCAGCAATTGGTGAAAAATCTGTTTTTGAGCAGTGAAAAATCACTCGAACGTAAAATCAACGAAGCCTTGATGTCGATCATTTTAGACGCTCGCTACGACAAAAATCGCATTCTCGAAACCTATCTCAACGAAATCTATCTCGGGCAAAACGGCAGCTACCAAATCCACGGCTTTGCTTTGGCAAGCCAGTTCTATTTTGGCAGACCCGTGCAAGAAATCAGCTTATCGCAAATGGCGTTGCTCGTCGGTATGGCGAAAGGGGCATCACTTTATAACCCGTGGCGAAATCCGCAAGCGGCGTTGGAAAGACGCAATGTGGTGCTGAAAATTTTGCTAGACCACCAAAAAATTTCCCAAGCGGATTATGATTTTCTCATTCAACAACCACTTGGCGTGAAAGAAAAAGGCAACGTCTATCGTCAACAGCCTGCCTTTATGCACGCATTAAATCAAGACATCAAGACTGAACTGGGCGAATCCAAACTGAATTTGCTTTCTGGGGCGAAAATTTTCACCACTCTTGACCGCAAACAGCAACGTTCTGCTGAATTAGCAGTGATCAACGGCGTGGCAGATCTGGAAAATAGCAACAAGAAAATCAAAGACTTGCAGTCTGCGATAGTGGTCGCTGAATATTCAACGGGCAAAGTGCGAGCCATCGTAGGCGGCGTGCAAACCCAATACGCAGGTTTTAACCGAGCGTTACAAACCAAACGCCAAATCGGCTCATTGGTGAAGCCATCTATCTATGCCATTGCGTTGGCTCACCCCGAATTATTCCGTTTGAACACGCCCGTAAACAACCAACCCATCACCATTACCATCAAAGGCAGCCCACCTTGGTCACCACGCAACTACGATCGCCGTTTCAGCGGTTCGGTAATGTTCATGGATGCACTGGTTCGCTCACTGAATATTCCAACGGTGAATATTGGGATGAAAATCGGCTTACGTAAAGTGATTGAAAAACAAAAAGAAATGGGCTGGGACAATGCCGAAATTCCGCCGTATCCCGCTACCTTGCTCGGTTCCTATTCGATTTCGCCTTATGATGTCACGAAATCCTATCAAGTGCTGGCAAATGCGGGGCAAAAAACACCGCTAACCACCATTGATGCCATTATTTCCCGTCAAGGTGAAATGATTTATCAACCGAATGTTTCTGAACAAAGCAAACAAGTGTTACCCGCAGAAGCTGCGATCCAAACACTGTATGCCATGCAGCAAGTTGTTGAACGGGGAACCGCCCGCAGTCTCCAAACGGATTTCGCCCAACTCAGACTTGCAGGCAAAACAGGGACAACCAACAACGCTCGCGATACGTGGTTTGTTGGCATTGATGGGAAAAATGTCACCACGGTTTGGCTTGGAAAAGACAACAACGGCGACACAGGGCTAACAGGCTCAAGTGGTGCATTACAGATCTATAAAGAATATTTAAAACGAGCTTTGCCACAACCGTTTACATTACCACAATCTCCAAATATTCAATGGGTAGGGATCAACAGCTACGGCTCTTGGGATTGTACTAGCTCACGGCAAATTCCTGTTTGGAAAGATAAAGGACAGCGGTATTGTAGTGGCGGTTCCAGCATGGATGCCAAACCAAGCGTTTGGGATGCCCTCTCACTTGGTAAAGAAGCCTCTGCTCCTGCAACCACCGCAGAAGAAGCCGAAGGTCAAGCCCCAATTGAAGAAGTCGCCCCAAGGGAATAACATTTGCAAAATTTTGCTTAGAACTGACCGCTTGTAGATGCGTTTTTTACCTTGACAAGCGGTCAGATCCGACGAATTTTTTGCAAATCAGCTCAGCCTAACCATTTCAGCGTACAACTGTTCATTTTTCGCTAGCTTTTTCAGACGTAACCTTTTATATTAACGGGCATTTGCCAAACTACTATTTAACAGGTCTTATACAATGGATTTACTCGATTTTCACTTTGTAAATCGATTTCGCTATCAAGCGGAGCGACTCGTAGATCGTGTCGCATTACGTTTTCTAGACGAAGGAAAATGGATGACATTATCGTGGGCACAGTTTCAATCTCACGTCAATCAACTCTCCCATGCCTTGCTTGCCAATGGAATTGGCGTTCAAGATAAAATCGCTATTTTCGCCAACAATATGCCCCGCTGGACGATTACCGATATCGGCACGATGCAAATTCGTGCCGTAACGGTGCCAATTTATGCCACGAATACGGCGAAACAAGTCGAATACATTTTGAACAATGCCGACATCAAAATTCTGTTTGTGGGCGATCAAGAGCAGTACGATCAAGCGATCGAAATAGCGAACAGCTGTCCACAATTAACAAAAATCGTGGCGATGAAGCCATCCATTAACCTATTCAGCCAACCGATTGCGTGCTATTGGGAAGAGTTTATCCAAGTTGAGCCACAAGCGGGCGAATTAAACCAACGTTTTACCACGAAACGTTTAGACGATCTGTTCACGCTAATTTACACCTCAGGTACCACGGGCGAGCCCAAAGGGGTGATGCTCGATTATGCCAACCTAGCCTGCCAATTCCAAAACCACGACCAAGCCTTGGACGTGAACGAAGACGATGTATCGCTTTCGTTTCTACCGTTTTCACATATTTTCGAGCGGGCGTGGATTTCCTACATTTTGCATCGTGGGGCAACCAACTGCTATTTGGAAGATACCAATTTAGTGCGTGAAACCTTGGCGGAAGTGAAGCCGACCTTAATGTGTGCCGTTCCCCGTTTGTACGAAAAAATTTACGCAGCCATTTTAGATAAAGTGCAAAAAGCCCCAGCTCACCGCCGAGCCTTGTTCAACTGGGCAATCCGTGTTGGCGAAAAGCATTTTATGGCGAAAAAACCATCATTATGGCTGCAAACTCAATATGCGATCGCCAACAAATTAGTGCTGTCGAAATTGCGATCGTTATTGGGCGGACGTATTCGTATGATGCCGTGTGGCGGTGCGAAGTTAGAACCGACAATTGGAATGTTCTTCCACAGTATTGGGATCAACATCAAACTTGGCTACGGGATGACCGAAACCACCGCTACCGTGTCTTGTTGGAGTGATAAAGGCTTCAACCCAAATTCTATCGGCACACTGATGCCAAATGTGGAAGTCAAAATTGGCGAAGACAACGAAATTCTAGTCAAAGGTGGGATGGTGATGCGGGGCTACTACAAAAAGCCTGAAGAAACCGCAGCAGCATTTACCGAAGACGGCTTTTTGAGAACGGGCGATGCCGGCGAACTAGATGCAAGCGGTCATTTATTCATTACCGATCGCATCAAAGAGCTGATGAAAACCTCAAACGGCAAATACATCGCCCCACAATATATCGAAGGTAAAATCGGTAAAGACAAATTTATCGAGCAAATTGCAGTCATCGC
The nucleotide sequence above comes from Pasteurellaceae bacterium Orientalotternb1. Encoded proteins:
- a CDS encoding 2-succinyl-5-enolpyruvyl-6-hydroxy-3-cyclohexene-1-carboxylic-acid synthase — protein: MNTSTFNRSWARVVLNALLRYGVKHFCIAPGSRSTPLTLEALHLQTQNVAECHSHFDERGLGFFALGLAKATQAPVAIIVTSGTAAANLLPAVIEASLTHEKVIVLSADRPPELIGCGANQAIDQQNLFGNYPLVNLNLPKPNANFSPNWLIATVEQACTKQAEQGGVLHFNLPFAEPLYDADEAAIGQDPWLMPIQRWLNQPKAKWIDQQATQKDVLMHENWDYWRTKRGVVVVGKLPLEQGMGLKLWAETLGWCLISDVQSGIEASLPFADVWLSNKTVEQRLLQADIVIQFGSQIVSKRVNQFLSAFQGEYWLVEQSKDYLNPFAHPQTRFIAKAHHFTRVHPPLRQKPWLLEPLALSQFCAGFIEQQIGGNLNEAGLAHHIERVLPANGNLFLGNSLFVRLVDALCKLPEGYPVYTNRGASGIDGLIATMAGVAKGSGVPTVAVIGDISALHDLNSLALLKQISQPTILFIINNNGGAIFDMLPVDKQAKDKFYRLSHNLEFSQVTTMFGLEYIRPYTWADLNTKLKQAYVRKGVTLVEIKVNDQEGSNLYKSLLEQISRASID
- a CDS encoding 2-succinyl-6-hydroxy-2,4-cyclohexadiene-1-carboxylate synthase yields the protein MLGYQWYATAGKPVVFLHGLLGSLHDWVSTFAHLQNFAGIRPLAFDLPCHATSQGLSCHSFSDFRQQLHSTLATLIDEPFWLVGYSLGGRLALDYTFHQPNPNLLGTIVEGANIGLRAEAERHVRWQNDRAWAERFRTEPMQEVLADWYRQPVFADLTDDKRSVLIEKRQQNDGKKIANMLEATSLAKQPDFRQQMWQNIHFLIGERDHKFRQMAEQNALPHRLIAQAGHNAHWENPTDFATQLIHIIEGKYNGTASLP
- a CDS encoding fumarate reductase translates to MDKLNPKRSNEPAVWLLFGAGGAISAIFFPVLVLILGFLLPFGLITPENIVAFAHTWIGKLAILALLIFPMWCGMHRVHLGLHDFKVHVPAGGWIFYGLSMLYSVLVLFAVFNL
- a CDS encoding fumarate reductase subunit C produces the protein MTTVASKRKKYVREVTPTWWKKLDFYKFYVLRESTAVPTIWFCLELFYGLVCLGNNTFESSFVSFLQNPLVVILNIITLGAVLLNSFTFFNMAPQMMNIIVKNERINVKLVSQVFWGITAVVSLLALILV
- a CDS encoding fumarate reductase, with amino-acid sequence MTNQSKMTVEVLRYNPEQDNEPFLTKYEVPYDSQTSLLDALGYIKDELEPELSYRWSCRMAICGSCGMMVNGKPKLACKTFLRDYSGYMRIEPLANFPIERDLVVDLSHFIESLEAIKPYIIDNKAPELDGNPHPSAELAKSRTKQTPAQLEKYRTFSMCINCGLCYAACPQFGLNPEFVGPAALTLAHRYNLDNRDNGKAERMKILNGKNGVWSCTFVGYCSEVCPKHVNPASAVNQGKIESAKDYVFAMLKPQK
- a CDS encoding fumarate reductase (quinol) flavoprotein subunit, coding for MQTVNVDVAIVGAGGGGLRAAIAAAEANPNLKIALISKVYPMRSHTVAAEGGAAAVVKDTDSYDKHFHDTVGGGDWLCEQDVVEYFVEHSPVEMTQLERWGCPWSRKDDGDINVRRFGGMKIERTWFAADKTGFHLLHTLFQTSIKYPQIIRFDEHFVVDILVDEGQARGCVAMNMMEGTFVQINANAVVIATGGGCRAYRFNTNGGIVTGDGLSMAYRHGVPLRDMEFVQYHPTGLPNTGILMTEGCRGEGGILVNKDGYRYLQDYGLGPETPIGKPENKYMELGPRDKVSQAFWQEWRKGNTLKTAKGVDVVHLDLRHLGEKYLLERLPFICELAKAYEGVDPAKAPIPVRPVVHYTMGGIEVDQQAETNIKGLFAVGECASSGLHGANRLGSNSLAELVVFGKVAGEMAARRAVEASLRNQAVIDAQAQDVLNRVYALARQEGEESWSQIRNEMGDSMEEGCGIYRTQESMDKTVAKIAELKERYKRIKVKDTSSVFNTDLLYKIELGYILDVAQSISSSAAERKESRGAHQRLDYVERDDVNYLKHTLAFYNADGAPTIKYSDVKITKSQPAKRVYGAEAEAQEKAAKKE
- a CDS encoding penicillin-binding protein 1B, which codes for MSNNSHEESETLVKKPYFIPTFLKILLLGACCVGLYGIYLDGKIRSKMDGQVWQLPAEVYSRIESIRVDDDLSLEQVKLALIDNGYREVSLIATPGDFKIEGNNLVVLRRAFPFPQNPEAQRVLRLRFVGNKLARIEDLVRLKEVDEFRLDPKLIAMLHSDNDEERVALRLRDYPSLLIDTLILTEDKRFYEHNGISPLSIGRALITNYQAGRTVQGASTLTQQLVKNLFLSSEKSLERKINEALMSIILDARYDKNRILETYLNEIYLGQNGSYQIHGFALASQFYFGRPVQEISLSQMALLVGMAKGASLYNPWRNPQAALERRNVVLKILLDHQKISQADYDFLIQQPLGVKEKGNVYRQQPAFMHALNQDIKTELGESKLNLLSGAKIFTTLDRKQQRSAELAVINGVADLENSNKKIKDLQSAIVVAEYSTGKVRAIVGGVQTQYAGFNRALQTKRQIGSLVKPSIYAIALAHPELFRLNTPVNNQPITITIKGSPPWSPRNYDRRFSGSVMFMDALVRSLNIPTVNIGMKIGLRKVIEKQKEMGWDNAEIPPYPATLLGSYSISPYDVTKSYQVLANAGQKTPLTTIDAIISRQGEMIYQPNVSEQSKQVLPAEAAIQTLYAMQQVVERGTARSLQTDFAQLRLAGKTGTTNNARDTWFVGIDGKNVTTVWLGKDNNGDTGLTGSSGALQIYKEYLKRALPQPFTLPQSPNIQWVGINSYGSWDCTSSRQIPVWKDKGQRYCSGGSSMDAKPSVWDALSLGKEASAPATTAEEAEGQAPIEEVAPRE
- a CDS encoding long-chain fatty acid--CoA ligase; amino-acid sequence: MDLLDFHFVNRFRYQAERLVDRVALRFLDEGKWMTLSWAQFQSHVNQLSHALLANGIGVQDKIAIFANNMPRWTITDIGTMQIRAVTVPIYATNTAKQVEYILNNADIKILFVGDQEQYDQAIEIANSCPQLTKIVAMKPSINLFSQPIACYWEEFIQVEPQAGELNQRFTTKRLDDLFTLIYTSGTTGEPKGVMLDYANLACQFQNHDQALDVNEDDVSLSFLPFSHIFERAWISYILHRGATNCYLEDTNLVRETLAEVKPTLMCAVPRLYEKIYAAILDKVQKAPAHRRALFNWAIRVGEKHFMAKKPSLWLQTQYAIANKLVLSKLRSLLGGRIRMMPCGGAKLEPTIGMFFHSIGINIKLGYGMTETTATVSCWSDKGFNPNSIGTLMPNVEVKIGEDNEILVKGGMVMRGYYKKPEETAAAFTEDGFLRTGDAGELDASGHLFITDRIKELMKTSNGKYIAPQYIEGKIGKDKFIEQIAVIADAKKYVSALIVPCFESLEEYAKQLNIKYHDRLDLIKNSEIVQMFEKRINELQKELASFEQVKKFTLLPEAFTQKMEEITPTLKLRRKVILQRYKEQIEKMYR